The window TCGCTCTTCTTGTTGCTGTCTTTGCTGATCAGAGTCATTCATTGAGAATTGGGTATTAAATTGCGGATAGCGTTCATTCAGTACTAGTTTTAAATCTGGTAAAGACTGCGTAAGCTGCGCCAAAACGTGTGATGACGAAACATCGAAATGAATTGTTAAACGCCCTTGTTCAATGTCAATTTGTACTTTACCGCCTTGTAAATATTGACTTTCTAATGAGATGGACAATGACGGCGATTGCTTAAGTATTGCTTCGTCAATCTGGGCAAAGTGTGATTTAAAATTTTCTACAATGTGAATTTGGTCAATAGACTTTAACTGGGCTCGAAAAACTTGCTCAACCGATGGCAAAGCGTGCGGTGTACTTTGTAATGACACTGAGCTTGCCACTTCATTTATTGAGTCGCCCAAGTTTTCTAATGCAGCTTCAAGGCTTGGCATTACTTTTTGCGGAGCATGGGCCCAGTGAATAGTCGTATGTAGTTCACCTTTGTAGGTAATATTTAGCTGATTGTTATGTAATAAATCATTTACGTCTTTAGAAAACGCAATATCGTTCAACACACTACCATGAAAACCATGCGAAGGCTCAGGCATGAAAATTTGACTGGCAACCACATTATTGTTTGTCACAGGCGCTTTATTCAAACTAACGGTATTGATGTTTGCACTGGTTAATAAGTCGATTGAGCTAGCGTTCGGATTATCATACTGCGATTTAGTTAATGATGTTGGTAAAGGAAGCGTGATCGCATCAAATTGGTTTATGTTTTTAGTGTCATTTGCTTTGACTGGTGCTAATTCAAATACAACTGGATGGGGAGCAAGTTCAAACGCTTTACTTGGAAAAACTGGACGTTTTTCAATAGTTTCGATAGCATTGACTTGCTTTGGGGTAAACGCGGTATCACTCAGCTTAATGTTGCTGTGTGGGTTCTTGTTTAACGGTTGAACTATTGGTTCAGCTTGCACTTGCACTTGCACTGTGCAATTTGAATGCGCAATCTCGTCAATTTTTTTATTAACGTGTGCAGTTGTTTTATCTTCCAGCGGAATAATCAAGTGCTCAAAACCGTCACAACAAGCAACTGTCGGCTCATGGCATAACAAAGAAAGTTCACAGGCTTGATAGGTTGAAATAACGTTATTTGCACCGCGTATTTGTGCACTCACATTATCATCAACACCTTTAGTAGCAATTATCGGGTTTTGCTGCTTTTTAGGAAAATCATAATCTGACGTCAGAAATTCATCCAGTTGGGAGTGTGATATCACACGCTGTTCTTGCTTTATTGTCGTTTTCTCAGGATTATTTTCATTCGGCGTTAGCGCCAAACCATCATTAATCTGATGGTATTTAGTCTGTTTTTTATCATTCATTAAATGATTAAAGCGACTGCCCTGCTCAGTTAGTTGAGCGCCGTGATTTGTAGGCACATCAACCCCATTAGAAGGTCGATTTTGCATCGTATCATTAGTAATTTTCATATGGATTTCATTCCCGAAAAGCGCGATGTCACAAATTCATCGAGTTGGTTTTCTTCGTTGCGATTGGCCAGTAATGCACGCTTTGTGTTTTCAAGTGCAATTAAAGAAGCAAACTTTTCCATCGCTTTATTCGCTGTTTGTAACCCAGCCTGACATACCTGAACGGTGTTTTTTGCCGCTTCAATCTGCTGTTCACACGTCGCGATATTTTTTTTCAAGGTCGCATCATGGCTGCGAAGGTTGGCAATTTTGAGGCGAAACTTATCAACGCCAGAACGTGTTAAAAACGCATCATGTGCCTGCTGATAGAGGGCTTTTTCTTGTTCTTTTCGCCACACGATATACTCTTCTAACGTTTCAATGTGCCCCTTAAGCTCCGTTTCTAACGCACGCAACCTTGCACCAGCTTGCAACAGTGCTTGCTCTGATTTGTCTCGTTGGCGTTGTTTTATTTGTTGTAAGCGTTCAAGCATCATTTAAATAACGCCTGTAACATCTCGGCAGACTTATCAAACGGAATGTTTTCTTCTGTGCCTTGTTGTAAAAATGCTTTCACCCGGTCAATGACCTCCACAGCCTTATCCGTTTCTTGGTCTTGTCCTTTTTGGTATTCACCAATTCGAATAAGCAGTTCGACTTCTTTGTATTTAGCAAGCGCATTTCGTAAACTTAGTGCCGCCTGTTTATGGCCTGAACTAACAAAATGATTCATCACACGACTTGCACTTTGTAATACATCAATTGCCGGATAATGTGCCGCAGCAGCAAGCTCTCGAGACAATACAATATGGCCATCTAATATTGAGCGCGTTTCATCGGCAACTGGCTCGGTCATATCATCACCTTCAACCAAAACCGTGTATAAAGCCGTAATCGAACTGGTATTTGACTGACCTGCGCGCTCCATTAATTGTGGTAATGCTGCAAATACTGAAGGCGGGTAACCACGACGTGTTGGTGGCTCGCCTGCTGCGAGACCAATTTCTCGAAGCGCCCGTGCATAGCGCGTTACAGAATCCATTAAGAGCAGAACTTTTTTACCCTGATCACGAAAATGCTCTGCTATAGAAGTGGCGACAAGGGCTGCTTTTGCCCGTTCCATCGCGGGTCTATCTGAGGTAGCTACAACAAGTACTGCTTTTTTACGGCCTGCTTCGCCTAAATCACGCTCTATAAACTCGCGTACTTCACGTCCACGTTCACCAATAAGCGCAAGTACTGTGATATCAACATCGGCATTACGAATAAGCATGGCAAGTAAGGTACTTTTACCACCGCCAGCAGCCGCAAAAATCCCAAGACGTTGCCCCTCGCCACAACTCAGCACACCGTCAATGGCTTTAACACCCAAAGAGAGTGGTTTTTCGATGGTATTTCGCGTCATTGCATTTGGCGCATCAGCATACACACTGATTAACGTGCCTTTTTCAGAGTCAGCGTGTTCCTCTTTATTCATTGGTTGGCCAAGGCCGTCAACCACTTCACCGAGTAGATGCTCACCCACCCTAATTTGGTGAGGTTTGCCTGTTGGGATCACCTCTGTGCTGTTTGAGATCCCCATCATGTCACCCATCGGGGTCAAGAGTGCTTGGTGTTCATCAAAGCCAACCACTTCTGCAAGGACAAAGCTATTATTTTCAGGATCAACTAAACGACATAATTCGCCAATTTTTACCCCAGGCACCACAGCCCGAATAATGGTTCCGGAAACCTGAGACACCCATCCCCTCACGCGCAATGGACGTGCAACAGATAAATTCGCATTCATCTGTGCCATACGCTTTGCGTTAGCATCTTTTTGCTCGTTAATTAACTCGGTTAGGGTATTACTAAATTCTGACACGGAATATCGTTAGTTAGTTTTGCTTAACGTTATTATGTAAAAACGTAAGGGATAACGATTTTAACCAAGGGCGGCTTTTTTTATAGTTTAGGCAAGAATAGAAATTGAAGGCGTGGGCGATTGCCCACGCCTAACTATTACACGACAACTTTACCAACTGGTTGCACATTGATTTCTTTGGTTAATTCTTGAAAAGAAACGACCGGTAACTCATAAAGTTCACTTTCAAGTAACTTGCGCACATAGCGACGAATATCCATCGCTACCAGCAACACAGGTTTACGTTGATATTTCTTTAAATCACCCACTGTACTTACTGCATTCGCAATAAATTTTTGCGAGGTACTTGGGTCAAGCACTAAA of the Pseudoalteromonas spongiae UST010723-006 genome contains:
- a CDS encoding flagellar hook-length control protein FliK, producing the protein MKITNDTMQNRPSNGVDVPTNHGAQLTEQGSRFNHLMNDKKQTKYHQINDGLALTPNENNPEKTTIKQEQRVISHSQLDEFLTSDYDFPKKQQNPIIATKGVDDNVSAQIRGANNVISTYQACELSLLCHEPTVACCDGFEHLIIPLEDKTTAHVNKKIDEIAHSNCTVQVQVQAEPIVQPLNKNPHSNIKLSDTAFTPKQVNAIETIEKRPVFPSKAFELAPHPVVFELAPVKANDTKNINQFDAITLPLPTSLTKSQYDNPNASSIDLLTSANINTVSLNKAPVTNNNVVASQIFMPEPSHGFHGSVLNDIAFSKDVNDLLHNNQLNITYKGELHTTIHWAHAPQKVMPSLEAALENLGDSINEVASSVSLQSTPHALPSVEQVFRAQLKSIDQIHIVENFKSHFAQIDEAILKQSPSLSISLESQYLQGGKVQIDIEQGRLTIHFDVSSSHVLAQLTQSLPDLKLVLNERYPQFNTQFSMNDSDQQRQQQEERDEQTEGEQS
- the sctN gene encoding type III secretion system ATPase SctN, with protein sequence MSEFSNTLTELINEQKDANAKRMAQMNANLSVARPLRVRGWVSQVSGTIIRAVVPGVKIGELCRLVDPENNSFVLAEVVGFDEHQALLTPMGDMMGISNSTEVIPTGKPHQIRVGEHLLGEVVDGLGQPMNKEEHADSEKGTLISVYADAPNAMTRNTIEKPLSLGVKAIDGVLSCGEGQRLGIFAAAGGGKSTLLAMLIRNADVDITVLALIGERGREVREFIERDLGEAGRKKAVLVVATSDRPAMERAKAALVATSIAEHFRDQGKKVLLLMDSVTRYARALREIGLAAGEPPTRRGYPPSVFAALPQLMERAGQSNTSSITALYTVLVEGDDMTEPVADETRSILDGHIVLSRELAAAAHYPAIDVLQSASRVMNHFVSSGHKQAALSLRNALAKYKEVELLIRIGEYQKGQDQETDKAVEVIDRVKAFLQQGTEENIPFDKSAEMLQALFK
- the sctO gene encoding type III secretion system stalk subunit SctO, which produces MMLERLQQIKQRQRDKSEQALLQAGARLRALETELKGHIETLEEYIVWRKEQEKALYQQAHDAFLTRSGVDKFRLKIANLRSHDATLKKNIATCEQQIEAAKNTVQVCQAGLQTANKAMEKFASLIALENTKRALLANRNEENQLDEFVTSRFSGMKSI